A segment of the Streptomyces sp. ITFR-21 genome:
CGACGTGGTCGGCGTCGACTGGCGGGTGCCGCTGGACGAGGCGGCCCGCCGGGTCGGCCCCGGCAAGGCGCTCCAGGGCAACCTCGACCCGGCGGTGCTCTTCGCCCCGGCCCCGGTCGTCGAGGCCAAGGCCCGGGAGGTGCTGGACGCCGCCGCGGCCAGTGGCACCGGCCACATCTTCAACCTCGGCCACGGCGTGCTGCCCAGCACCGACCCGGAGGCGATCACCCGCCTGGTCGACTTCGTGCACCGGTCGACGCAGGTCTGAGCCTCACTCGGCGGCCGGCGGCTTCGCGGCCTCCTCCCCGTCCGGCTCCGCCGGGTGGCGCGGCAGCGGGACCGGGACCGGGACCCGCCGGGGCGTGCCGTCCGGGGCCCGCAGCGACGGACCGCTGCCGGGACCCGCGGGCAGCCGGCGCCGTACCACCCGGTAGAGGAACCAGCCGAGCGCCGCCACCGCCAGGAACGGCAGCGTCAGCGACAGTACGACCAGCACCACCCGCACCGTCACCGAGAACCCGTGCCAGCCGTCGCCCAGCGCGTGGCCGACCGAGGCCCAGAAGCCGTCGTGCCCGGCCGGCGCCGGCGGCACCGTCCGCGCCGCCGGCTCGGTCAGCCGCAGCGTGATCGTAAACAGCTCCGTCCGCGCCTTCAGCGACGCCTGCTGGGCCTCCAGCGCCTCCAGCGCCGACTCACGGGTGCTCAGCTCGCCCTCCAGCGAGACGATGTCGCTCAGCCGCGTCGCCCGGTCCATCAGCGCGCGGACCCTGGCCACGCTGGCCCGCTGCGAGGCGACCCGGCTGTCCACGTCGACCACCTGGCCGGTCACGTCCTCGACACTCGCGGTGCGGCTCAGCAGCGTGCCGAGCCCGGCCAGCCGGGCCACCACCTGGTCGTAGGCGGCGGCCGGCACCCGCAGCCGCAGGGTGGACGCGGTGTGACCGCCGACGGCCGTGGTGTCCTCGCCGCCCACGTAGCCGCCGGCCTGCACGGCGTACGCGCGGGCCTTGTCGAGCCGACCCTCGACGTCGCGGGTGCGGATGCTGAGCTCGGTCGTGCGGACCAGGTACGCCGCCTGCGCCTGCGCCTGCGCCTGTGCCTGGGTCTTGGCGCCGGGCGCGCCTCCGGTCGCGGCCGGGGCGCTCCCCGCGTCCTCGCCGTCGGCGGAATCCTGGCCGCCCGCCGCGGTCCCGGGCGCCACGGCCGGCGCCTTCGCCGCCGACGCGGCGCTGTCGGAACTCGCGCCGCCGGAGGAGCCGCACCCGGCCAGCGCCAGCGCGCAGGCCAGCAGCAGGGCGCCGGCCGCGCCCACCCGGCGCTCCCCGCGCCTTCTGCCCCATTGCTGGAATTGCTGGAAAACGGACGACTTCACCATCTCATCCCCCCGGGATCAGGGCCGTTGTACCTCTGACGCCCATTGGACGTACCACGCCGGAGACCGGTTGCCGCCGCCCGGTCCCGAAGGGGTCACGTTCGGAGCTCGATCCGGAGTCTGGGACAGTGGACGGCATGAGCCAGACGCACGGAGTGGCGGGCGGGCAGGGGCACGTGGTGGTCGTCGGCGGCGGGATCTCCGGTCTCGCCGCCGCGTACGACCTGGCGCGTGCCGGGGCCCGGGTCACGCTGCTGGAGGCCGGCGGCCGGCTCGGCGGCAAGCTCTGGGCGGACGAGATCACCGGTGTGCCGGTCGACCTCGGCGCCGAGTCGCTGCTGGCCCGCCGGCCCGAGGCGGTCGGCCTGGCCCGCGAGGTCGGCCTGGGCGACGACCTGGAACCGCCGGCCGCCCTCGGCGCCGCCGTGTGGACCCGCGGCCGGCTGCGCCCGCTGCCCAAGGGGCACGTGATGGGCGTCCCCGGCGACCTCCGACCGCTCGCCGCCTCCGGACTGCTGTCCGCCGCCGGTCTCGCCCGCCTGCCGCTCGACCACGTCCTGCCCCGTACCCCGGTCGGCGACGACATCGCGGTCGGCGCCTTCGTCGCCGCCCGGCTCGGCCGCGAGGTGGTGGACCGGCTGGTGGAACCGCTGCTCGGCGGCGTCTACGCGGGCGACGCCTACCGGATCTCGCTGCGCGCCGCCGTACCGCAGCTCTACCCGGCGGCCGGGCAGGGCCGCTCGCTCATCGAGGCGGCCCGCGCGGTGCAGCGCAAGGCCGCCGCCGGCGGCGCGGCCGGGCCGGTCTTCAACGGGGTACGCGGCGGCGTCGGCCGGCTGCCGCTCGCGGTCGCCGACGCCTGCCGGGCCGCGGGCGCCGCCGTGGAGACCGGGGCCCGGGTGACGGGGCTGCGCCGCACCGGAGCGCACGGCTGGCAGATCGCGGTCGGGGACCGGCGGCTCGCCGCCGACGCGGTCGTGCTCGCCGCTCCCGCACCGGCCGCCGCCGGACTGCTGGCCGCCGAGTCGCCGGCCGCGGCGGCCGAGCTGGACGGCGTCGACTACGCGGGCATGGCGCTGGTGACCATGGCCTTCCGCCGCCGCGACCTGCGGCACCTGCCGGTCAGCAGCGGATTCCTGGTACCCCCGGTCGACGGCCGGACCATCAAGGCGTCCACCTTCTCCAGCCACAAGTGGGGCTGGCTCGCCGACGCCGGCGGCGACACCTTCGTGCTGCGCACCTCCGTCGGCCGCTTCGGCGACGAGGCCGATCTCGCCTGGGACGACACCGACCTGGTCCGGCTGTCCCGGGAGGACCTCGCCGAGGCGGTCGGGCTGCGGGCCGCCCCCGTCGCGGCCCGCGTCACCCGCTGGGACGCCGGACTGCCGCAGTACGCGGTCGGGCACCTGGGACGGGTGGCCCGGATCAGGGAAGAGGTCGGCAAGCTGCCGGGCCTGGCGGTGTGCGGCGCCGTCTACGACGGCGTGGGCATCCCCGCCTGCGTCGGCAGCGGGCGCCGGGCGGCGGCGGCCGTACTGGCCACCCTGGTGCCGGACGCGGGCCGCGGCGCGCGAGAATAGCCGTATGACCGACCCGAACCCCGCCCCCGCCCACGGCTCAGCCGACGCCCCCGCCCGCGAGCCGAACGCGGGCAAGAAGGCCAAGGACCTCAACGACGTCATCCGCTACACGCTCTGGTCGGTGTTCCGGCTGCGCGACGTGCTGCCGGAGGACCGCACGGGCTACGCGGACGAGGTGGAGGAGCTGTTCGCGCAGCTCGCCGCGAAGGACGTCACCGTACGCGGCACCTACGACGTGTCCGGGCTGCGGGCCGACGCCGACCTGATGATCTGGTGGCACGCCGAGACCGCCGAGGCGCTCCAGGAGGCGTACAACCTCTTCCGCCGCACCCGGCTGGGCCGCGCCCTGCTGCCCGTGTGGTCCAACATGGCGCTGCACCGCCCGGCGGAGTTCAACAAGTCGCACGTCCCCGCCTTCCTCGCCGACGAGACCCCCCGCGCCTACGTGAGCGTCTACCCCTTCGTCCGCTCGTACGACTGGTACCTGCTGCCCGACGAGGACCGCCGCCGGATGCTCGCCGACCACGGCAAGATGGCCCGCGGCTACCCCGACGTGCGGGCCAACACGGTCGCGTCCTTCTCCCTCGGCGACTACGAGTGGCTCCTCGCCTTCGAGGCCGACGAACTCCACCGGATCGTCGACCTCATGCGGCACCTGCGCGCCTCCGAGGCCCGTTTGCACGTCCGCGAGGAAGTCCCCTTCTACACCGGCCGCCGCCGCTCCGTCCCCGACCTGGTCTCCGGCCTGGCCTGACCGCGGGGCCGCGGAGATCCACCCGGCGAGCCCTGGGCGCGGCGCAGGGCCGGGTGGTCGGCGATCACCGTGCAGGAGCCGGGGGCGATCTCGGTGAAGCCGGCGTCCCGGACGACCGGGAGGCCGGCGCCGAGCAGCCCGGTCCAGGCGGCGGCGGTCGGGGTGCGGGCGGCCAGCGGGAAGCCGGCCGCGCGCCAGGACAGGCGCCCGGCGGGGGACAGCTCCCACCACGCCAGCTGCGCGCCGTGCCCGGCCTGGGCCATCGCCTTGCCGGCCGACATGGCCACCCCGGGGTTCATCCACAGCACCGGGTGGGTCGGCTCGGGTGGCGGCGGGGGCGCGGGGTCGTCGAGTTCGGTTCCGGAGACCTGGAGGCGGGCCAGGTCCTTGGGCCAGCCGTCCAGCGGTATCGGCGGGAAGACCCGGACCTCGGCGGCGGCACCGGTCACGGTGATGCCGGGCAGCGTCCCGGCGCGCCGCCACTCCGCGCCGCGGGCCCGCCGGACCACCTTGCGGATGCGGGCGTCCTGCCAGTCCCGTACCGCCTCGGTCCACTCGCCGTCCTCGGCGGTCGCCCGCTCGTCGGACAGCAGCGTCAGCACGGCCCGGGCGGCGGTCTCCAGCGCGTCGGTACGGGGCGGGGGCGCGTCGCGTTCGATCCGTACCACCAGCGGGAGCACGAACTGGGGGGCGGCGTCCCGGTCGGCGGCCGCGCGCCGGGAGGGGTCGGCGCCGCCTCCGGTCGATTCGGCAGGTGTCTGGCTCACGGGGGCCAGTCTGCCATCAGGGGATCCGGCGGCCGGCCCAAACCGGGCGGGTACGCCCGAGGGCGGCGGCCCGGCGCGCGTCCGGGCCGCCTCGGGCGGCCCTCACTCCGCGGGGGCGAGCCGCAGCGAGATGGAGTTGATGCAGTACCGCTGGTCGGTCGGGGTGCCGTACCCCTCGCCCTCGAAGACGTGGCCCAGGTGGGAGCCGCAGGCCGCGCAGCGCACCTCGACGCGGAGCATGCCCAGCGTGCGGTCCTCGATCAGCTCGACCGCCCTGGAGTCGGCCGGGTCGTAGAAGGACGGCCACCCGCAGTGCGACTCGAACTTGGTGTCGGAGCGGAACAGCTCCGCCCCGCAGGCGCGGCAGGAGTACACGCCCTCGGTCTTGGTGTCGGTGTACTCGCCGACGAAGGGACGCTCGGTGCCGGCCTCGCGCAGGACCGCGTACTCCTGCGGGGACAGCTCCGCACGCCACTGCTCGTCGGTCTTCTTCACTTCATACGACATGGAGGTCCTTTCAGCTGTCGAGACGGGCGAGAATCAGCGGACCGAGGTCGGTCACGTCGCCCGCCCCCATGGTGAGAACGAGATCACCCGCCTTCGCCATTCCTGCCACCGCCTCCGGCACCGCCGCCGCGTCGTGCGCCGCGGTCACGTCGGCGCCCGCCGCCCGCGCCGCCCCGACGACGATCTCGCTGGTGACGCCCGGCACCGGGTCCTCCCGGGCCGGATAGACGTCCAGCACCACCGAGGCGTCCGCCAGCGCCAGCGCGCCGCCCATCTCGGCGCCCAGCTCGCGGGTGCGGCTGAACAGGTGCGGCTGGAAGACCACCAGCACCCGGGCGTGCGGCCCGGCCGCGCCGCGGATCGCCTCCAGGTCGGCGGCCATCTCGGTGGGGTGGTGGGCGTAGGAGTCGATCACCTGGACGCCCGCCGCCTCGCCCTTGAGCTGGAGCCGGCGCCTGACCCCGGTGTACCCGGCCAGCGCCGCGGCCAGATTGCGGGCCGGGACGCCCACCGCGATCCCGGCGGCCAGCGCGGCGACGGCGTTGTGGGCGTAGTGCCGGCCCGGTACGGAGACGGTGAAGGTCAGCAGCCGGCCGTCCAGCAGCACGGTGACCTCGCTGGTCAGCCCGCGCGGGTTGATCCGGGTGATCCGCACGTCGGCGTGCTCGGCCTCGCCGACGGTCACGACGCGCGGCGAGCCGGTGCCCCGGACCCGGGAGGTCAGCTCGACCGCGCCCGGCTGGTCGGCCGAGACCACCAGGGTGCCGCCCGGCCGGACCTTGCCGACGAACGTCTCGAAGGACCGGTGGATCTCCTCCAGGGAGGCATAGTTGGCGTGGTGGTCCAGCTCCACGTTCAGGACGACGGCGACCTCGGGGGAGTAGGCGTGGAAGCTGCGGTCGCTCTCGTCGGCCTCCGCGACGAAGATCCCGCCGTCCCCGTGGTGGGCGTTGGAGCCCGGCGCGTCCAGGTCGCCGCCGATCGCGTACGACGGCTCCAGGCCGAGGGCGGTCAGCGCCACCGCCAGCATCGAGGTGGTGGTGGTCTTGCCGTGCGTGCCGGCCACCGCGATCGGGCGGCTGCCCGCCATCAGCGCGGCCAGCGCGTCGCTGCGGTGCACCACCGGGACGCCGCGGTCCCGGGCCGCCGCCAGCTCAGGGTTCTCCGCGCGGATCGCGCTGGAGACGACCACCGCGGAGGCCTCCGGCGCCAGGTGCGCCGCGTCGTGGCCGATGTGCACGGTCACACCCAGCGCGCGCAGCGCCGCGGCGGTCTCGGAGTCCCTCGCGTCGCTGCCGGCCACCACCGCCCCGCGCTGGGCCAGGATCTTCGCGATGCCCGACATTCCGGCGCCGCCGATGCCGATGAAGTGCGGCCGGTCCAGGGCGGGCGGAATCGACGGGCTGGTCGGGCTCATGCGCGGTTCTCCCGGGTGCTTGCTGCGTCGCTGACTGGGCCTGATTCTCGCATCCCGCCCAGGTCCCCGGCGGGCGGCGCCGTCGGCGTCCGCCCGGACGCCTCCCGCGGGCCCGGCCCGCCGCCGCGTCCGCGGCGGTCACCGCCCGGCCCGCGGTCAGTCCTGCTCCGCGAACAGCTTCAGTACCGGGACGCCCACCTTGTGCCGGGCCCGGGAGGTCCAGTCGCGGTGGAAGAACTCCTCCACGAAGTGCGGCGCGGTCAGCACGATCACCTCGTCGGCCCCGGTCCGCTCGACCACCGTGCGCAGCGTGTCCAGCGGGTGCTCCTCCACCACCTGGCCGACCGCCTGCGCGCCGGCCTGCCGCAGCGCCTCCAGGGAGTGGGACAGCGAGCGCTCGGCGGGCGGGAACGCCTCCCGGCCCTCCGGGACGCCGTTCTCGCGGGCCGCGTCCTCCAGGTGGCCGAGCGCCACGTCGTCCACGGCCCGCAGGAGGCGGTCCTGGTCCCCGCGGGGCTGCATGAGGACGACGAAGGACACCTGCTCGTCGCCGTGCAGGGTGGTGACCATCTCCACATCGGCGTGGGCGAGCGGCTTCTCGATCATGAGTACGGTCGTGAACACGGACGCGTCCTTCTTTCTCATGGGCCACCGGCCTCATTCGGCCACCGGGCCGCCACAGCAACCATCCTGCCCCGATCTTCACGGGGCACCGGGATAAGTGTTCCCGCGTGCGGCGAAGCGGAACGGAAGAATCCGATTTTTCGGCGTGGCGCTCGCCCCGCCGGTGGTAGGGCGGGACTCCCCGGGTCAGGCCCGGACGTAGCGGGTGAACAGGAAGCCGTCCTCCTCCAGCACCGACACCGGGGCGAAGCGGGCCGGCGGCACGACGCCGGGGCCGTTCATGATCCGGGGGGCGTCCCCGCCGGTCAGCAGCGGGGACAGGGTCAGGCACAGCTCGTCGAGCACGTCCGCCGCCGCGAACTGGGCCAGGATCCGCGGCCCGCCCTCGTGCAGCAGCCGGGTGAAGCCGAGGGCGGCCACCTCCCGGACAACCCGGACCGGGTCCACGCCGTCGCCCTCACCGGTCACCACCACGCGGGCGCCGGCCGCGCGGGCGGCGGCGAGGGCGCGGTCCGGGGCCCCGGCGCCGGTCAGCACCAGGGTGGGCACCACCGGGTCGGCGAACAGCGGCGCGGTGAAGTCGAGGTCCAGCCGGCGGGAGACCACGCCGATCGCCGCGGCGGGCGGCTGCCCGGCCGCGGCGCGCCGGGCGGCGAAGGCGTCGCGCGCCCTGGCCGGCCGGTAGCCCTCCTGGCGGACCGTCTCGGCGCCCACCAGGATCAGGTCGGCGAGCGCGCGCAGCGTACCGAACAGGCGCATGTCGGCGGGCGAGGACAGCGGCGCGGACCTGCCGTCCGCCCTGGCGGCGCCGTCCAGCGAGCCCACCATGTTCGCCCGCAGGTACGGCGTGCCGGCCGGCCGGTCCGCGGGGTACGCGTAGGCGTCCGCCAGGCCGAGTACGCCGTCCAGCGCCGGCTCCGGCCTCGCTCCGGGCCCCGGACGGGGAAACAGCCGCTGCATGCCGGAAGTCTCGCACGCGCCTTCGCGACCCGCCCCCGGGCACCCCGCGGCCCTCCTCCGGCCGACATCCGCGCCCGCCCCCTGCCCGCCCTGGCGCCCGCCACCGATCGGACCGAGCGGGAGCGGCCGGGTCCGGGCCGCGGGCGGACCGGGCCGGTCCGCCCCCTGGTGCCCGGTAACCCCTGCCCGGGTGCTGTCCTGGCCCCGCGTCCGCCGGCGGCTGTCACACGTCCCGCCGCGGGTGGGTGGCGGGCGGCCGGGCATCGGCCGGGGACGAACCGGCGGCCCGCTGTCCGGCACCGTGCGGCCCTCCTCCTTCCGACCGGGGGCGGGGGCGGGGGCCGGGCGGGGGCCCGGCTCCCCCGCCCGGCTCCCCCGCCCCCGGTCCGGGACCACGCGGCCGCTTCCGGCCGGCCCTCCGGACCCGGCCCGGGTCCGTCCCGGCCCGCCCCGGCCCGGTGTGCCTCCGGCCGGCCGGCCGGCCGGAGGCACACCGGGCCGGCCGGGGACCGGGCACGGACGGACTAAGCTCGGCAGCCGTGTCCACCTCATCCTCCGCGGCGTCCTCCTCGACCTCCCAAGGGGGCCCGCAGACCGCCGGGCCCATAGCCCTCAGCGTCCGCAGGCCCGAGGTCGAGCCGGGACGGCTGGTCGCGGAGATGGTGCCGCCGCCGCGGTTCGACGGTGTGCGCTTCGACACCTACGTGCCCGACCCCGGGCAGCCGAGCCAGACGGCGGCGGTGCAGCGGCTCACCGCCTTCGCCGCGTCGCTGGGCGGGGCGCCCTCCGGCGGGCGCCGCAAATGGTTCCGGCGCGAACCGGCGGCGCCCCCGGCCCCGGGCGGGGTCTACCTCGACGGCGGGTACGGCGTCGGCAAGACGCACCTGCTGGCCTCGCTGTGGCACGCCACCCCGGCGCCGCGCGAGCAGAAGGCGTTCGGGACCTTCGTGGAGCTGACCAACCTGGTGGGCGCCCTCGGCTTCCAGCGGGCCGTGCGAGCGCTCCAGGGCCACCGCCTGGTCTGCATCGACGAGTTCGAGCTGGACGACCCGGGCGACACCGTGCTGGTCTCCACGCTGCTGGGCAGGCTCGCGGACGCCGGGGTACGGCTGGCCGCGACCTCCAACACGCTGCCCGGCCGGCTCGGCGAGGGCCGGTTCGCCGCCGCCGACTTCATGCGGGAGATCCAGGGGCTGTCCGCGCGGTTCGCCTCGCTGCGGATCGACGGCGAGGACTACCGCCACCGCGGCCTGCCGGCCGCCCCCGACCCGTACACCGACGAGCAGGTCACCGCGGCGGCCCGCCGTACGCCCGGCGCCTCGCTGGACGACTTCGGGGCGCTGGCCGCGCACCTGGCGACCGTCCACCCGAGCCGGTACGGGGCGCTGTGCGACGGGGTCGGCGCGGTGTTCCTGCGCGGGGTCGAGCCGATCACCGACCAGGCCACCGCGCTGCGGCTGGTCGTGCTCGCCGACCGGCTGTACGACCGGGAGGTGCCCGTGATGGCCTCCGGGACGCCGTTCGACCGGCTGTTCAGCGAGGACATGCTGGCCGGCGGCTACCGGAAGAAGTACTTCCGCGCGGTCTCCCGGCTGACCGCGCTGGCCCGCGACGCCGACCGACCGGGCTGAACCGGCTCAACCGGGCGACCGGCCCGGCGGCGGTGCCGCCGACGGCAGGTCCGGCGGGCCGCGGGCCGGCGGTCGGCCGCCAGGCCGGCCGCCGCGGCCCGCCGGGCGGTCAGCCCGAGCAGGCCGTGCGCTGCGCCTCCTGCCACTCGCACACCGGGCACAGCGTCGCGCCCCGGGCGCTCGCGGGGTGCTCGGTCGGCTCGCCGCACAGCACGCAGTCGGCGAACGGCTCTGTCTGCTGGGCCGGGGCTGCCGGCTCGGTCCGCGTCACCCCTCCACGGTAGCGCCCGCCACCCGCAGCACGGCCGCCCCGCGGGCCGGCAGTTGCACCAGGGGACCGGCGGCCAGCAGCTTGCACGCCGGGCGGGCCAGGACGACCTCGCAGGGCGCGTTCAGCGGCACCCGGGCCGGCGCGTCGGAGAAGTTGACCAGGATCCGGAACGGGCCGCGGCCGACCAGCAGCGTACGGCCGCCCGGCGTCGCCGCCACCGTCTCCAGCCGGGGGTCGGTCAGCGCCGGTTCGGCCCGGCGCAGCGCGATCAGCGCCCGGTACCACTCCAGCAGCTCCCGGTGCCCGGCCTTGTCCGGCTCCGCCCAGTCCAGGCAGGACCGGTCCCTGGTGGCCGGGTCCTGCGGGTCGGGCACC
Coding sequences within it:
- a CDS encoding DUF4349 domain-containing protein, with the translated sequence MKSSVFQQFQQWGRRRGERRVGAAGALLLACALALAGCGSSGGASSDSAASAAKAPAVAPGTAAGGQDSADGEDAGSAPAATGGAPGAKTQAQAQAQAQAAYLVRTTELSIRTRDVEGRLDKARAYAVQAGGYVGGEDTTAVGGHTASTLRLRVPAAAYDQVVARLAGLGTLLSRTASVEDVTGQVVDVDSRVASQRASVARVRALMDRATRLSDIVSLEGELSTRESALEALEAQQASLKARTELFTITLRLTEPAARTVPPAPAGHDGFWASVGHALGDGWHGFSVTVRVVLVVLSLTLPFLAVAALGWFLYRVVRRRLPAGPGSGPSLRAPDGTPRRVPVPVPLPRHPAEPDGEEAAKPPAAE
- the hemG gene encoding protoporphyrinogen oxidase; the encoded protein is MSQTHGVAGGQGHVVVVGGGISGLAAAYDLARAGARVTLLEAGGRLGGKLWADEITGVPVDLGAESLLARRPEAVGLAREVGLGDDLEPPAALGAAVWTRGRLRPLPKGHVMGVPGDLRPLAASGLLSAAGLARLPLDHVLPRTPVGDDIAVGAFVAARLGREVVDRLVEPLLGGVYAGDAYRISLRAAVPQLYPAAGQGRSLIEAARAVQRKAAAGGAAGPVFNGVRGGVGRLPLAVADACRAAGAAVETGARVTGLRRTGAHGWQIAVGDRRLAADAVVLAAPAPAAAGLLAAESPAAAAELDGVDYAGMALVTMAFRRRDLRHLPVSSGFLVPPVDGRTIKASTFSSHKWGWLADAGGDTFVLRTSVGRFGDEADLAWDDTDLVRLSREDLAEAVGLRAAPVAARVTRWDAGLPQYAVGHLGRVARIREEVGKLPGLAVCGAVYDGVGIPACVGSGRRAAAAVLATLVPDAGRGARE
- the hemQ gene encoding hydrogen peroxide-dependent heme synthase, coding for MTDPNPAPAHGSADAPAREPNAGKKAKDLNDVIRYTLWSVFRLRDVLPEDRTGYADEVEELFAQLAAKDVTVRGTYDVSGLRADADLMIWWHAETAEALQEAYNLFRRTRLGRALLPVWSNMALHRPAEFNKSHVPAFLADETPRAYVSVYPFVRSYDWYLLPDEDRRRMLADHGKMARGYPDVRANTVASFSLGDYEWLLAFEADELHRIVDLMRHLRASEARLHVREEVPFYTGRRRSVPDLVSGLA
- a CDS encoding peptidyl-tRNA hydrolase — encoded protein: MSQTPAESTGGGADPSRRAAADRDAAPQFVLPLVVRIERDAPPPRTDALETAARAVLTLLSDERATAEDGEWTEAVRDWQDARIRKVVRRARGAEWRRAGTLPGITVTGAAAEVRVFPPIPLDGWPKDLARLQVSGTELDDPAPPPPPEPTHPVLWMNPGVAMSAGKAMAQAGHGAQLAWWELSPAGRLSWRAAGFPLAARTPTAAAWTGLLGAGLPVVRDAGFTEIAPGSCTVIADHPALRRAQGSPGGSPRPRGQARPETRSGTERRRPV
- the msrB gene encoding peptide-methionine (R)-S-oxide reductase MsrB; this translates as MSYEVKKTDEQWRAELSPQEYAVLREAGTERPFVGEYTDTKTEGVYSCRACGAELFRSDTKFESHCGWPSFYDPADSRAVELIEDRTLGMLRVEVRCAACGSHLGHVFEGEGYGTPTDQRYCINSISLRLAPAE
- the murC gene encoding UDP-N-acetylmuramate--L-alanine ligase codes for the protein MSPTSPSIPPALDRPHFIGIGGAGMSGIAKILAQRGAVVAGSDARDSETAAALRALGVTVHIGHDAAHLAPEASAVVVSSAIRAENPELAAARDRGVPVVHRSDALAALMAGSRPIAVAGTHGKTTTTSMLAVALTALGLEPSYAIGGDLDAPGSNAHHGDGGIFVAEADESDRSFHAYSPEVAVVLNVELDHHANYASLEEIHRSFETFVGKVRPGGTLVVSADQPGAVELTSRVRGTGSPRVVTVGEAEHADVRITRINPRGLTSEVTVLLDGRLLTFTVSVPGRHYAHNAVAALAAGIAVGVPARNLAAALAGYTGVRRRLQLKGEAAGVQVIDSYAHHPTEMAADLEAIRGAAGPHARVLVVFQPHLFSRTRELGAEMGGALALADASVVLDVYPAREDPVPGVTSEIVVGAARAAGADVTAAHDAAAVPEAVAGMAKAGDLVLTMGAGDVTDLGPLILARLDS
- a CDS encoding indole-3-glycerol phosphate synthase, encoding MRKKDASVFTTVLMIEKPLAHADVEMVTTLHGDEQVSFVVLMQPRGDQDRLLRAVDDVALGHLEDAARENGVPEGREAFPPAERSLSHSLEALRQAGAQAVGQVVEEHPLDTLRTVVERTGADEVIVLTAPHFVEEFFHRDWTSRARHKVGVPVLKLFAEQD
- a CDS encoding pyrimidine reductase family protein, producing MQRLFPRPGPGARPEPALDGVLGLADAYAYPADRPAGTPYLRANMVGSLDGAARADGRSAPLSSPADMRLFGTLRALADLILVGAETVRQEGYRPARARDAFAARRAAAGQPPAAAIGVVSRRLDLDFTAPLFADPVVPTLVLTGAGAPDRALAAARAAGARVVVTGEGDGVDPVRVVREVAALGFTRLLHEGGPRILAQFAAADVLDELCLTLSPLLTGGDAPRIMNGPGVVPPARFAPVSVLEEDGFLFTRYVRA
- the zapE gene encoding cell division protein ZapE, with product MSTSSSAASSSTSQGGPQTAGPIALSVRRPEVEPGRLVAEMVPPPRFDGVRFDTYVPDPGQPSQTAAVQRLTAFAASLGGAPSGGRRKWFRREPAAPPAPGGVYLDGGYGVGKTHLLASLWHATPAPREQKAFGTFVELTNLVGALGFQRAVRALQGHRLVCIDEFELDDPGDTVLVSTLLGRLADAGVRLAATSNTLPGRLGEGRFAAADFMREIQGLSARFASLRIDGEDYRHRGLPAAPDPYTDEQVTAAARRTPGASLDDFGALAAHLATVHPSRYGALCDGVGAVFLRGVEPITDQATALRLVVLADRLYDREVPVMASGTPFDRLFSEDMLAGGYRKKYFRAVSRLTALARDADRPG